In the Hirundo rustica isolate bHirRus1 chromosome 2, bHirRus1.pri.v3, whole genome shotgun sequence genome, TTGGACCAGCTCCCCCACCAAAgtgaggaggggcagggggagcagcaggccccactcgatgttacctgttcagcctgtcagaaggaaaaaaggctgaCTTGAACAAAAgcaggatttatatgggtacttcccaaagtcacattcaaCATTCccagtggtcaaagcagatgccaatatcccaaactagtctctgataggtccttgtccttcctaAAACAATTctaaggtcctgacagggcaacactccacattcccccctaactaaaaaaccaaactgtgctaacccatgacaataATTTATTAACTTCACGtttgaaattaattcagaaacCTCTAAGGAGTCATACACCCCTAGAGGCAATCACCTTTTTTACAGACAGCTCAGAGAAGTCTCAGAAAGCTGAAATTGCCTGGCTGAATCCAGACACCAAAGAATGGGAATCAGGCATCAAGAAAGTAGAAGGCTCTACCCAGATTGTGGAGCTACAAGCTGTTGTGCGTGTTTTCTAAGTTCATGTTTCCTTTCAGGTTTGTTTTATGTTACAAGTGAGGGAGAAAGCCGAGAGATCTCTGCTCAAAGAAGTTTCAATGACCAGTTGTACAGtttacttaaaatattaatctttCTTCTTGACAGCAACCTTATTTTATCACACACATTGGATCACACACTGTCCTCCCAGATTTCATAGCAGGAGGCAATGCAATGACAGACCTTCTGGCAATGACAATACAGAACACACTGCCAAATGTTATTGAACAGGCTTGAATAACCCATGCGTTCTTTCACCAGAACATATCAGCCCTGGTAAAAATGTTTAACATCTCTCAAAATCAAGCTAAAGCAATAGTCCAATTTGAACATGACAGACATCCAGACTGCCAAAAACTAGCCATCCCAGCAATATCAACAGGGGTAAGCCCCCGAGGTTTAAATAGTATACAGATATGGCAAACATATGTAACATAGTATCAATAATCTGGAGAATTCAAACACATACATCTCTCTATAAACATGTTTTCAGGAGCTTCAGCACACAATAGAGAAAGGACAAAAGATGCAATTAAACAGGCCCGCATCCTACAAGCCTTCTCATCCCTAGACGTTTCTCaggaaatcaaaacagacaatggacCAGCTTACATTTCTCACAAATTACAGCAGTTTTCAACATGCGGGGGATCAAACACAGTGCAGGAATACCTCATTCATCCACAGGCCAATCTATTATAGAAAGAGCACACAGATAACTGAAAACACTCCTGGAAAGACAAAAAGGGAGGACTAGAAGTGCTGTCTACAGTAGAAAGGTTAAATAAAGCTATATATGTCTTAAACATcttaaataattcttttatGGAATAGATACCCCTAATTTTCAGACACTTTAGTAACACCGCTCAAGCAAAACTCAAGAAATGGCAGCCAGTGTTCATAGAAGATCCTGAAACAGGACAAGCTTTGGGGCCCTATCCTCTTATAACATGGGGGAGAGGTTATGTGTGTGTTTCCACAGGTGTAAGCCCTAAATGGATTCCTGCAAAAAATATCAAGGCACAACTGCAGCAGATGGAAGAGCAGTAGAACACACCTGAAGAAGACCACACAAAGGACATTGAGTGACCACAGACCATAGCTTCAAAAGGACTGTACATCTTGACGCAACCCAGCAGTATGAACACTagaacattttcaaagcagagacTGAGATTTTATAAAGTTTGCACTGGTTAAAGATTACTCAGCAGAGTATTCTTTGCACTGAGAAAGTTTTTATAAGTTATTGCTATAATGTTAAATGTTATTATcttgttttcaaattttatgttaaaaatgtttaaaggtTCTGTTTGTCACAGTTCTATATAAAGAAGAGAATATAGTTCACTTGAAAACATCTTGCCAGacttaaaaggaaattatagTTCCAAAGCAATGAGAGACTGAATTTCaatcttaaaaaattaataattgaaataattggctggaaaagaagaaagggtaacaaattcaaaataatttaatccaTAAAAAAACTACAGTTGAGTTACAGAACCTAATTATAAAGCAATAATAAGTTATTAGCACAAAGGGTGAGAATTTTTTCAAggtaacttctttttttttcctcttttttgtactaaaattaaaaaggatGAGATGTTGCAGTGCACCCCCACACCTGAGCAGATGTTCCCATATTAGGAAAAGAATTTAAACCTCACCCCTGAACTCATAAGGAAGATGAACCAGAAACGTCTATGCTCTTTGGTCCAGTGCCAAGACAAAAGCACCTGTTGGACCCTTGAGCTGGTCCTCAAGGAACGTAGCTATTTTCTATTGGGCAGCTTGCCTAAAAACCCTCCTAGATCGTTGTATACTTaagagagagcacagagatTCTCGGGGCATTTTTGGCGTGTCTTAGCAGGTACAAGGAACCTCCCCACACTGTGCAcggcttttattcttttttattctatagtttgttatttttgctttatttataatatttttggtttttcaaaACACCTCTGATCATGCCTTCTCGCTAATTATTCTTAAGCCATTTCTGGGAGGTTGCTGGCAGCCCTCTGAGTGTGATGACCCTTCACGGGGCTAGTAACATGCTGGCCTCACACACAAATTCATCAGGGGAGTGTGTAGTGAAACCCCACAGAGCAAAGTAGTGAAAGCTGTTTACACCTTGAATCACTTAACAGTACCAGAAcaatcccaaaccccagcaaTCTTAAATCACTTCCTACCACTGCAGTCATCCAGAGATGTCCAGCCACCTAAAACTAAAGTAATGGTAAAAGACATTTTCACAAAAAAGTGGGAAGGTTCATGGGACCTCATTACATGAGGACATGGGTGTGCCTGTTTTCACCGACACTGGAACATTATGGATACCCGTCAGGCgtgtttgctctgctctgtgtcctgctcaGGACCAGAGATAGTATCTTCCTGATGAAGCTGCAGCAGACATTGTGGAGCAGTGAGTTAAACAACTTGTGCAAAACGTACATAGTCATCTGGGACTCTTCCTAGACAACAAGtttatttaagggaaaaaactAAACTGGACAagttgcttttcctgtttttgatTTTCCCACAGTTCTAAAGTTGAAATGTTTCCTGTTCATAGAGTTACGTTGTAAATTTGTAACTTCAAAGTAATAAACCTGCAGTATGCCAATTTGAGAGTTTGTAATCCGTGGTAATCCTGCCTGACAGCTCCTGGGAATGGACGTAACATTTTCAATGACATATGGGATGCATTACTGGCTATGAGAGGCTTGTCAAGTAAAATTATAGGTGCCATCGAGCTGCCCGGTCATCTTATCCGGAAAGGGGCCTTGCAGGTAAGATAAGAGAGAACACTTCGCATTTTTATTAAACTGAGAAGGGGGGTACCATGACAAATACAGCTGGAATATATCTGCACAGATGATTTGGCTTAACAGACACCAGCTCGACCAGCCTAGCTCAAGTAAACAACTCCCTAGACATGACACCTCAGCCAACTCCTTTGAAGCACAGATACACCCATATCATTGGCCAGTGAGCTAGGCAGAGTTAAGACCCTTGACCAATCATGTCTGTAAGCATGGGAAATTTGGAAGCTCTGTAAAAGGAGCTGCCAAACAGTAGTGGACATTGCTACATGAGGTTCAGGATGTTAGTCATGTCCCTGTCTCTGTCAACAGCGACAAACTGGTATGATAAAAAAGGGGTGACTGTCTTTTCTGTATTAGCAATCagattaaaaacacaaaacaaaggtaaattatctttttttttttttttttgtgatgaaaTGAGCTTACCAGTAAGATCACAAAGGGGTTAGGCTGggatttctgttctttgataCATCCATACGTTATTTACTGAAAACACAGCGCAAATTTACAGAAAGAACTTACCATCTTGATTGATTTCTGGCAGAAATATTCAACATAGCTAAATGCAGAGCGATGCAGAGTGATAAAATATTACTGCCCATAGTAACAGCACTCAATTAGGTAAGGCATTTAGAAGTCTCTATGGATTGGACTCCAAACTGGCAGCTGGACTAGTAACTGTTCCCTCCCTCCTCAAAGGCAGTTCATGGTTGAATCTCTCAGGCTTTGTTATATTTTTGGATCCCTCGAGGGgcaggaaaaacacaaagagCAAGTGCACAAAGAGCAAGTacacaaagaggaagaaagatgGTTCTACTGAGCATAGATAGAAAGAAGGGAGATGGGTACAAAGAATAACAACATAATATAAACATATAGATTCATTAAAGTTCATAGAAGCCTAAAGGGGAAAATTATTCAGTCTTCCCTATACTAGCATAAAGAGACTTCTTACAATATATACATTTCACATGAAGTTTAGCAGTATGTTCCTAAAGGATGATGCAGAGTTTGAAAGTGAAAATGGGTTCAGATGGGACTGAGCTGCCTGACCCTTCCCAGAAGGCTACTGAGAGAAGACTCAAAGAGCCTGGCTTGCCCGGAGGGCTCATTTGGCAGGAACACTGCAACAGCAGCATTTGTTAAAAGGAGCATAAAAACTGTGGTTGATTCCTGGAAGGTTCAGTCTACtgctttctgcttgtttttactttttccttcaaCATAAGCCCTAAAACTTACCTATTAGCCAAGAAGAAACCTGACCTCCACTaacatacaagaaaaaaacacctgtcAACAGAGCCTTCTTCCCTTGTATGATAGCCCAGAGCTACTCCAGTATCTTTTACAGTAAGAAGAGTAGTCCCTTTGTTCTGTTTAAGATCAATCTTTTCCCTAGAACACAAGGAATTAAGCAAGGAGTAAGCCCACTGTGAAATAGGCACAAACTCTCTGAGTAGAATTATGTTTGCTATCCTACCAGGCAATTGTGAAATGGGGTCCAGTTCTGGAGCTCATACACACAATCAGGTGATACTGAAGCCCAGACACTGGAGTTATCTATGCCCCAGAGAATCTCCGGTGTGTGGAGCACATGGTTCTTATCCATCCATATTATCCGAATTATAAATACCAACACAAAGCAGGTAACAAAGCAGATAGCCTGTCCTTTACAGATCAGCCTTTACAACTCATGAGCCAGTTCAGTTTTATGACGGAGATGGTGGAGCACCGAACAGCACCAGATTTAATGTGTTTAACTTCCCTATCAACAGCccaaagtgagaaaataaagccaaaatgGGAACTGTGGCTGTGCAGGATGTACCTGCCTGAACATTAGGAAGCAAACTATGCAAGATCATGGGATCATTTAGGTAGGAAAAGATCTTCGAGATCATCATGACTGAGCACCATGTCAACTAGACtatggcactaagtgccacatccagcctttcctttaacatctccagggatggctattccaccacctccctggactGCCTGCTCCAATGTCTAATCACCCTTTCAGTCAAGAAATGCCTCTTAgtgtccaacctaaacctcccctggcagagCTTAAGACTCTTACTGGTTTGTGGAGGTGCAGAGCCcgaccctcacctggctgtaATTGTAAAGAGAGACAGGGTCCTCCCCGGGCCTCTTTTTACCCGGGAAGTgtccctccagctcctcctcatcaGACTTATGCTCTAgatcccttcccagctccgctGCCTTTCTCTCGACTTGCTCCAGCCCCTCTATGTCCTTCGCGGAAAGAGAGGCCCAGCACTGGACACATTACTTAAGGGGCTTCTCACCACTGCAAGGGGAGAACCACAAGACGCCACATCCCGTTACGTGTTCACCCAAAACAAGGTGTTTACAAGTGGGGATAAATTTTCACGCGCCGGGGAGGCCTCGCGAGCCCCGCCGCGGAGGCACCCGATCCTTAATCCCGGGGGCCCTTCCCCGCGACTGCCGAGGCGCCACCTCCCCTGGGCCTCGCTTCCCGCGGCGCCTCCGTATCGTTGTTTGAACCCGAAACGGAAATGGGATCGCGGGAGCCGCCAGGGGAAGAAACGGAAACAAAACACGGGCCAGgccgcgctccccgccgccaccgtccgtccgtccgtccgccCGCCCGCCCAACTTACCGACACGTCCCGCTGCCCGTCCGCGTCCGGGAACTTCCCCAGCTCCGGGTCCAGGACCGGCTCAGGGAGCTGGTCCAAGAGCGAGCTGCGCCAGGATCAGGGCGGCGCGCAGGCCCAGCGCGGGGAAAGCACGCGACAACGCCGCGCCCCAGCACGAACTACGACTCCCGGCGGCCCTCGCAAGGGAACTACGGCTACAGCGGCCCCGGAAAGCTCCGAGTCGCTTCCCGTCACTTGGAAGTGGTTCTGTGCGGACACGGTGGGTGCTGAGCTGTCCCAGGCCTCTTCCCGCGCTACCCCAGGTCCCGGCGGACACTAAGAGGGGCCGGACGGTATGCGAGGACGGGGAAACCCTGGGTGTgcgcgggggcgggcggcggcgggggaaGGTGGCGTGGTGGTTCCCGGCGCGCATCGCgagggcggcggggccgagcAGAGGCGGTGTTTCGGCCAAGGTGACTCTAGGGAGGTTTGCTGCGTTGAAATTGTCATCTTTTCTTCTACTTAAGAAAAAAGCGAAGAGTGGAATTCACGGTTTGTATGGGTTGTTCTTTATCGGTTCCGTACCGAACGGGCCGCGGAGCTGTGCCCGTGGGACCACGGTGCGCTCGGGTGCTGGAatttcccctcccccccatGCTGTTTTAAATAACCTTTGAATACCTCTCTGCTTTAAAGTCCGAAgtacatttttcattcttctttgtACATTTAtcttaataataaattaataaagaaaatatcttttaattACTTTCCTGGTTTCAGCTCCAAgctattttttcctgcttttttatacatttatatcGTTGTGACTAATTTTTTATTCCTGCTTTGGTGTTTTGTTAATGGTTAAAGCAGCAGTGCCACCATGATCCTGCGACAGATCTTGCggctttcctctcttttccactCTGCTGTGTCCATTCATGTGCGCAGGAACATTGGGCTCTCTGCAATTGTATTCAACAAGACAAAAGAACTCGACCCCCGTTCAGAAGCTCTTTCTTGGACAAGATCAGAGAGTACAACACGAAGAGCAAGTAAGTAAAGGAAACTGTCTTAATGAGGGGGTTGATGGCAAAAGGGGAAAATCTGTTGATTTTGACATAAAACCATCAGACATTAAGTATTTGATTTTTGACTATTAGATAGTTTTGGAGACTGgtctgtaaatatttaaagtgtGTTTTCCTGCAATACTTAGTGATGGTTTCACTAGTCGGAAAGCTTGTTCTTGCATTATCTAATAGAAAATATCaaattttttcccttaaaaaagaaaaaaatctaatgtcATGCTTCTTGAGCAGTTAAGGCACACAGTTAAGGTCTCTTGCACATTGCACAAATGTATTGGTATGTTAATTTTTACCCACCTACATGCTCTATAAATAGGGGAGGGGAAAGCCAAACAAaccctgtatttctttttatttggcTGGGGTAAACAGTTATTCTGTAGTCTTGTTTCCAGAAGCTGAATGGAAATAGCATCCAAAAGCAAGTGAGAATTAATGGAATTATCAGGATGGTTCATTACAAGAATCTGAGATTCCATTTGAAGGAACTGCTTATCTTCAGTTAATAAGCAGATCCTTCAAATGGAATCTTAGATTCTTGTAATGTTTGAATGAACTACTGACCAGGAAACTAAAATTATAGTAATTCTGTATAATTTATTCTTGGGAAATATTTCTGGGAAGGAATCAAGACTCTTCTTAGCTCTACTGGTGGAAGATGTGCATATCCTTACCTACAAACCCATCTGTGTAGAGAGGCAGATATTTGGTGGTTTTCCCAGTTCTACGCACAGATCCTGTGCTGGTACAACAGGGTGCTGGCAATCTAAGGAGTTACTATTTTAGTTATCTGATGTTTGAATCTCAAGAAGCTTCTgttgtggtgtggtttttttgcttcttcagcATTCAAAATGTGTTCTGTTGGTAAGAACAATTAAGCTTTACTAAGTGAGACAACTAATTCAGAGATAGAATCAAAAATGTTGTTAGGAATTCACACctggaacaaacaaacaaaagccctGAGAGCCTCCATACTCATCAGTGTTTTTGTCTCATAAGACTACCTTTTGTCTCAAAAAGAGTTTTTCATCCCTAATAGTTGGATTT is a window encoding:
- the ATP5PF gene encoding LOW QUALITY PROTEIN: ATP synthase-coupling factor 6, mitochondrial (The sequence of the model RefSeq protein was modified relative to this genomic sequence to represent the inferred CDS: deleted 2 bases in 1 codon), whose product is MILRQILRLSSLFHSAVSIHVRRNIGLSAIVFNKTKELDPFRSSFLDKIREYNTKSKQAGGPVDAGPDFQKDMNESLARLQRAYGEGDLTKFPEFKFEEPKFEETPK